The nucleotide sequence TCAGTTTAGGGAAAGTGTTTAATAACCAATTTGACAAAAAAGACGGCTGGAATACCAATTGGCGCCCTGATGAAGCGCTAAAACTGAAAGGAAAAAATAACCAAAAGGCCAATCTAAAAATTCGCATGAATTATCTATCGGATAACGCGAATAAAATATTTGATGACAATAAAAAAGGTCCGGCATTCGAAAATACAAATGTTGATGATTTTGCTTATTTTAATGGCCAAATTGCAAAGCGAGCCACCCAAGAATTGGAAATGTTTAACGAAAATAAGCAACCATTCTTCCTTGCTGTAGGGTTAAAAAAGCCACATTTACCGTTTAATGCTCCACAAAAATATTGGGATATGTATAATCGCGAGCAACTACCGGTTGCTAGCAGCGATGCATTAGCGAAAAATGCACCGAAGGAGTCGAACCATACTTGGGGTGAACTGCGTAGCTATTATGGTATGCCTAAAAAGGGCCCTATGCCTAAAGAACTGGCAAAAGAATTAGTTCATGGCTATTTTGCTGCAACAAGTTATTCAGACGCATTAGTGGGAGTAATGGTTAATAAGCTAAAAGAATTAAAGCTAGATGAAAATACCATTATAGTTTTGTGGGGTGATCATGGCTGGAGTTTAGGTGAACATGGCTTGTGGGCAAAACATTCCGCTTACAATGTTGCTAATCAAATACCGCTAATTTTCAATGCTCCACAATTATTAAAGAATAATCAAGTTGAAGGCGTAGTTGAGTCAGTGGATATCTATCCTACGTTAGCAGAACTTGCCAATTTACCAGCAGTAGAACAAGTCGACGGTATTAGCTTAGTACCGCAATTAACAGTTAAAGGCAGCAAAGGTAAAGGCGAAGTTTTCACTCGATGGAAAAATTC is from Thalassotalea crassostreae and encodes:
- a CDS encoding sulfatase, whose product is MKFLTALALSTCSIILTMSSALANKSQPNVLFIMIDDMRVTYGPYAEQGPKTPNIDSLASTGVAFNRAYSNIPVCGASRASLMTGIRGSKNRFLAFSPADVDTPDAISLAQHFKNNGYTTVSLGKVFNNQFDKKDGWNTNWRPDEALKLKGKNNQKANLKIRMNYLSDNANKIFDDNKKGPAFENTNVDDFAYFNGQIAKRATQELEMFNENKQPFFLAVGLKKPHLPFNAPQKYWDMYNREQLPVASSDALAKNAPKESNHTWGELRSYYGMPKKGPMPKELAKELVHGYFAATSYSDALVGVMVNKLKELKLDENTIIVLWGDHGWSLGEHGLWAKHSAYNVANQIPLIFNAPQLLKNNQVEGVVESVDIYPTLAELANLPAVEQVDGISLVPQLTVKGSKGKGEVFTRWKNSDTIRTNRYHYTEWRNKKDKVIARMLFDHENDQEELVNVSEQKEYTSVVTELSTKLLKQINIANNY